The Deltaproteobacteria bacterium genome includes the window TGATCAGCGCGTCGAGCACGCGAAAGCGATCGCCGGGCCGCAGGTAAAGCCGGGCGATGCCTTCGTCGGCTTCCACCTGGCCTTTTTGCCGTGCGATCCATTCCAGGGTGCGCGTGCTCGTCGAGCCGACGGCGACGATGCGACCGCCGGCGGCTTTCGTCGAATTAATTTTTGCCGCGGTGGGCGCGTCGAGCGCGTAGCGCTCGCCTTCCATGCGATGGTTTTCGATTTCCTCGACGCGCACCGGCTGAAAGGTACCGGCGCCGACATGGAGGGTCAACAACGCGCGGTCGATTCCTTTCGCTTGCAAACTCGCGAACAACTCAGGGGTGAAATGAAAACCCGCCGTCGGCGCTGCAATCGCGCCGGGATGCGCCGCGTACACCGTTTGATAGCGCTCGCGGTCCAGCGCCGCCGTCGCCCGCGTGCGCCGCACATAGGGCGGCAGCGGCGGTTCGCCGAGGGCTTCTAACTGCGCGCTGAAATCACCGTCGTGATGAAACTCCAAGCCGAAACGGCCGCGGCCGAGATCGCCGATCACTTCCGCCGTCATCTTCACGCCAAACTTGAGCAAGTTGCCGACCTGCGGCTTCTTAGCGGCGTGGATGAATGCCAACCAAAGGCTGCGCCTTTCATCGGCGAAGCGTTCGAGCAACAACACTTCGACTTTGCCGCCGCTGTCTTTGCTGCCGCTCAGCCGCGCTGGAAAAACTTTGGTGTCGTTGAGCACCAGTAAATCACCCGCATCGAGAAACTCTTCGAGCTTGGCGAACATGCTGTGAACGATCTCGCCCGTCGCGCGCCGGATCACCAACAAGCGCGAGCCTTCGCGCTCTCGGCTGGGATAAGCCGCGATCAGCGAGTCGGGCAGCTGGTAATTGAATTCTTCGAGATTCATTGCTGACAAAAAGGGGCGCAGCATGCTGCACCCCTACGGAAACTGTCGATCGGTGAGAGATTTATCTAGGATTAAGTGTCTTTCTTCAAGAACGGCGTCAGCAGATCGATCGGTATGGGAAAAATAATCGTTGAGTTTTTTTCGGAAGAAATCTCGACCAAACTTTGAAGATAACGAAGCTGCAACGCCATCGGTTGTACCGCCATGACCCCGGCGGCATCGGCGAGCTTCTCCGAAGCTTGAAACTCACCCTCGGCGTGAATCACCTTGGCGCGCCGCTCGCGCTCGGCTTCGGCCTGCTTGGCCATCGCTCGCTGCATCTCCTGGGGCAGATCGATATGCTTCAATTCCACCAAGACGACTTTGATACCCCACGGGTCGGTCTGCTTGTCTAAAATATCTTGGATGCGGCTGTTGATCTTTTCGCGCTCGGACAAGAGATCGTCGAGCTCGCCCTGGCCGCACACGCTGCGCAAGGTCACCTGGGCGAGTTGCGAGGTGGCGAAAAGATAATTCTCCACTTCGAGCACCGCTTTGTTGGGATCGAGGACGCGAAAGTAGAGCACCGCGTTGACCTTCACCGAGACGTTATCGCGGGTGATGACATCTTGCGGCGGAATATCCATGGTCACCGTGCGCATGTCCATCTTGACCATTTTTTCGATGCCGGGAATGACATAGACCATGCCCGGCCCGCGCGCGCCGACCATGCGCCCAAGCCTAAACACCACCGCCCGTTCATACTCTTTGAGAATCTTGATACCGCTAATGATCAGAGCAATGACGATCACCAAAAACGTTACAGGTGGACCAAAGTCAAACATTTCGCTACCTCCTATTTTCTCTCGCTGTCCGTTGCGCGGGTTACTTTTAAACACATGCCGGCGTAATCGATGACGCGCACCTTCTCGCCAACATCGACAGAAACTTCCGCCTCCGCCGTCCAAGTTTCGCCATGAACAAATATTTTTCCTCGCGGCGCCAAGGTTTCGCGCACTTCACCGATTTCCCCGATCAGAGCCGCCATGCCGAGGGTCGGCTTGGCACGTTGGGAGCGAAAGACAAAATAGCTCACCGCCAGGACAAAGCTGCCGAGGGTGCCCACCGCGGTGAAAACGATCGCGCGGTCGACGCCAAAATCGGAAGTCGGAGTATCGAAGAGCAACAACGATCCGAGCGCCAGCGCAATCATCCCGCCGACGCCTAACACGCCGAAACTCGGCACGAACGCTTCGCCCACCAAGAGCGCGACACCGAGCAGGACCAAGGCGAGACCGGTATAATTGATCGGCAAGAGCTGCAACGAGGCGAACGCCAGCAACAAACAAATCGCCCCGGCCACGCCGGGGAAAATCACGCCGGGATGGGCGAACTCCATGTAAAGCCCAAGAATCCCCGCCATCATCAACAGATAAGCGATGTTCGGATCGGCGATGGCGTTCAATACTTTCTGCTTGAGGCTCATCTCATGACGCACCACGCGCAGATCTTTAACCGCCAGCGTGTGCTTACGGCCGTCGAGATCGACGCTTCGTCCGTCCGCCTGTTTGAGCAGATCGTCGATGTCCTTGGCGATGATGTCGATGACGTTCTTCTTGAGCGCTTCGGTCTCGGTGATCGCCACGCTTTTGCGCACGGCTTGGATCGCCCACTCGGCGTTGCGGCCGCGCTTCTGCGCGATGCTTTCGCTGAACGACGCGGCGAAGTTTTCGATCTTCTCGGCCATCACGCCTTTGATTTCCTGGCCGCCGCCGGCCACCGGATGAGCCGCGCCGATGTTGGTGCCCGGCGCCATCGCCGCGATATGCGCCGCCATGGTGATAAAGACCCCGGCGGAACCGGCGCCGGCGCCGCTCGGCCCGACCCAAACCATCACCGGCACGGGCGCGCCGAGCATTTCCTTGACGATGGTACGGGTGGAGTTGAGCAAACCGCCCGGCGTGTCCATTTGAATGATCAGCGCCGCCGCGCCCTCGGCCTTCGCCCTGGCGATCCCTTCGCGGATGAAATCGTCCACCGCCGGATTGATACTGCCGTCGATGGAAATCAAATCGACATGCGGCGAGGCTGCGTCCTTCGATTGCGCCAAGGCGGCGAGACCGGCGGCGAACAGCGCAATGAGAGAAATGACTCTAAGTGTTTTCACCGTTCAACTCTTTGATCACTTGCTTGATGTCTTCCCAAACTAATTTCTTATCCGCGGGATTGCGCAGCAGATAAGCCGGATGAAACGTCGGCATCAACTTGATGCCATGATAGCTGTGCCAATTGCCGCGCAATTTGCTGATCGTCACCGTGCTTTGCAGCAAAGTCTGCACCGCGAATTTGCCCAGACCGACGATCACCGCCGGGCGCACCAAGTCGATTTGTTTTTTGAGAAACGGCTCGCAGGCCGCCACTTCATCGGGCTCGGGATTGCGATTTTCCGGCGGACGGCATTTGACCACGTTGCAAATGTAGACGTCTTCCCGCTTGAGCCCCATGCCTTTGGTGATGATGTCGGTGAGCAGCTGGCCGGCTCGGCCAACGAACGGCTCGCCTTTGAGATCCTCGTCGCGGCCCGGCCCTTCGCCGACAAACATTAACTTGGCGTTGGGATTGCCGACGCCGAAAACCAAGTTGGTGCGTCCAGCGCAAAGCTTGCAGAGCCGGCAGTCGCCGATGGCGGCGCGCAGCTCTTCGAGACTCTCGGCACGCGTGTAGTCGGCCCCTTCAGTGTGCGATTCTCTTACGACTGGTGCTGTCTTAATTTCTTTTTTGGCCATCGGAGCTATCACTGGCGCGTCGCCCTTCGGTAAAAAAGCGATGCCGGCGCGCTGGCATGATTGGAGATGACGCTTGAGCGAAACCGCGATGGCATTTAACTCCGCCGCGTCGTTG containing:
- the queA gene encoding tRNA preQ1(34) S-adenosylmethionine ribosyltransferase-isomerase QueA, whose product is MNLEEFNYQLPDSLIAAYPSREREGSRLLVIRRATGEIVHSMFAKLEEFLDAGDLLVLNDTKVFPARLSGSKDSGGKVEVLLLERFADERRSLWLAFIHAAKKPQVGNLLKFGVKMTAEVIGDLGRGRFGLEFHHDGDFSAQLEALGEPPLPPYVRRTRATAALDRERYQTVYAAHPGAIAAPTAGFHFTPELFASLQAKGIDRALLTLHVGAGTFQPVRVEEIENHRMEGERYALDAPTAAKINSTKAAGGRIVAVGSTSTRTLEWIARQKGQVEADEGIARLYLRPGDRFRVLDALITNFHLPGSTPLILVAAFAGLDLIRRAYREAIERQYRFYSYGDAMLIL
- a CDS encoding slipin family protein; its protein translation is MFDFGPPVTFLVIVIALIISGIKILKEYERAVVFRLGRMVGARGPGMVYVIPGIEKMVKMDMRTVTMDIPPQDVITRDNVSVKVNAVLYFRVLDPNKAVLEVENYLFATSQLAQVTLRSVCGQGELDDLLSEREKINSRIQDILDKQTDPWGIKVVLVELKHIDLPQEMQRAMAKQAEAERERRAKVIHAEGEFQASEKLADAAGVMAVQPMALQLRYLQSLVEISSEKNSTIIFPIPIDLLTPFLKKDT
- a CDS encoding nodulation protein NfeD, with the protein product MKTLRVISLIALFAAGLAALAQSKDAASPHVDLISIDGSINPAVDDFIREGIARAKAEGAAALIIQMDTPGGLLNSTRTIVKEMLGAPVPVMVWVGPSGAGAGSAGVFITMAAHIAAMAPGTNIGAAHPVAGGGQEIKGVMAEKIENFAASFSESIAQKRGRNAEWAIQAVRKSVAITETEALKKNVIDIIAKDIDDLLKQADGRSVDLDGRKHTLAVKDLRVVRHEMSLKQKVLNAIADPNIAYLLMMAGILGLYMEFAHPGVIFPGVAGAICLLLAFASLQLLPINYTGLALVLLGVALLVGEAFVPSFGVLGVGGMIALALGSLLLFDTPTSDFGVDRAIVFTAVGTLGSFVLAVSYFVFRSQRAKPTLGMAALIGEIGEVRETLAPRGKIFVHGETWTAEAEVSVDVGEKVRVIDYAGMCLKVTRATDSERK
- a CDS encoding uracil-DNA glycosylase, with protein sequence MADSNDAAELNAIAVSLKRHLQSCQRAGIAFLPKGDAPVIAPMAKKEIKTAPVVRESHTEGADYTRAESLEELRAAIGDCRLCKLCAGRTNLVFGVGNPNAKLMFVGEGPGRDEDLKGEPFVGRAGQLLTDIITKGMGLKREDVYICNVVKCRPPENRNPEPDEVAACEPFLKKQIDLVRPAVIVGLGKFAVQTLLQSTVTISKLRGNWHSYHGIKLMPTFHPAYLLRNPADKKLVWEDIKQVIKELNGENT